A region of Reichenbachiella carrageenanivorans DNA encodes the following proteins:
- a CDS encoding RagB/SusD family nutrient uptake outer membrane protein, producing MKKYIIYILMMPVFMLATSCNEDEFLTQVNPNSITTDVFWKTSDDFENALYTVYGALQFPSVTGPQAANEWALGDIGGSETWMGPYVFKNLAMNDASDHVKNKWNELYVGIFRANQVIENIQNAEIGDSEKTLIVAQARFLRAFYYFELVNTYGGAVVHTVVPILDEDFKKPFESLDVVNTNVIIPDLEFAKANLDGVVWTGNDVGRATWGAATALLGKVYLYDNDWTKAATEFKEIIDSGIYSLTPKFMDNFTDQNEFNKESIFEAAYSAVAGDTGANGATIDTTPSEIGSEAYTLDAFIGQLNSGGYNSVLASYYLHELFYNDEMDPSNSINNGFNESQRTHATLLTKESDGTYYSVEADVMKGFGYAQSAYIKKNTNWYQWELINTTNARSGINKRLIRYADVLLMYAEAILNANGAAATAEAITYIDMIRSRAGVITIQGYLDNNSNTFPAMNVSKVVNGTYNMVAPSADNLLTHIRMVERPLELCFEGHRWRDLRRWGITKTVLTDRLADEQWFLANWDAIRNTPPFYFVDEAQRVRTDYAVCANSYSPATHDYFPLPTDEVQVNSGLSN from the coding sequence ATGAAAAAATATATAATATACATATTAATGATGCCTGTCTTTATGCTTGCAACTAGTTGTAACGAAGACGAGTTTTTGACACAGGTCAATCCTAATTCCATTACTACGGATGTATTTTGGAAAACTAGCGATGATTTCGAAAATGCCCTTTATACCGTATATGGTGCTTTGCAGTTTCCTTCGGTTACAGGGCCACAAGCGGCAAATGAATGGGCACTTGGTGACATAGGAGGTTCTGAAACTTGGATGGGCCCATATGTTTTCAAGAACTTGGCGATGAACGATGCTTCAGACCATGTAAAGAACAAGTGGAACGAACTGTATGTGGGTATTTTCAGAGCCAATCAGGTAATCGAAAACATTCAAAATGCAGAGATAGGGGATAGTGAGAAGACACTCATTGTCGCACAAGCTAGATTTTTGAGAGCATTCTATTATTTCGAATTAGTAAACACCTATGGAGGTGCAGTGGTTCATACAGTAGTGCCTATACTCGACGAGGACTTCAAAAAGCCATTCGAATCTTTAGACGTAGTGAACACCAACGTGATCATTCCTGATTTGGAATTCGCTAAAGCTAACTTGGATGGTGTGGTTTGGACTGGTAATGACGTAGGACGTGCTACTTGGGGAGCAGCTACTGCGCTCTTGGGCAAAGTCTACCTCTATGACAATGACTGGACCAAAGCGGCTACAGAATTCAAGGAAATTATTGATTCTGGTATCTATAGCCTGACGCCTAAATTCATGGACAATTTCACAGATCAAAATGAGTTCAACAAAGAATCGATTTTTGAAGCGGCTTATTCTGCTGTAGCTGGAGACACTGGTGCTAATGGTGCCACTATCGATACCACGCCAAGTGAAATTGGTTCTGAAGCCTATACGCTGGATGCATTCATTGGTCAGTTAAACTCTGGTGGGTACAATTCTGTTTTAGCTTCATACTATCTACATGAGTTGTTTTACAACGACGAAATGGATCCGTCCAATAGTATCAACAACGGCTTCAACGAATCGCAAAGAACACATGCGACACTTTTGACCAAAGAAAGCGACGGAACCTACTACAGCGTGGAAGCCGACGTAATGAAAGGCTTTGGCTATGCACAGTCAGCGTATATCAAGAAAAATACAAACTGGTATCAGTGGGAATTGATCAATACGACCAATGCACGTTCGGGAATCAATAAGAGACTCATCAGATATGCAGATGTATTGTTGATGTATGCAGAAGCAATACTCAATGCTAATGGAGCTGCTGCTACCGCAGAAGCGATCACTTACATAGACATGATCCGTAGCAGAGCAGGTGTGATCACGATTCAGGGCTACCTAGACAACAACTCCAATACTTTCCCTGCGATGAACGTGAGCAAAGTAGTGAATGGTACGTACAATATGGTGGCGCCTTCTGCTGACAACTTGCTTACCCACATCAGAATGGTGGAAAGACCGCTAGAGCTATGTTTCGAAGGACACAGATGGAGAGATCTCAGAAGATGGGGGATCACCAAAACGGTACTTACCGATCGTCTAGCCGATGAACAATGGTTTTTGGCCAACTGGGATGCCATTAGAAATACACCTCCTTTCTACTTTGTAGACGAAGCGCAGCGCGTAAGAACGGATTATGCTGTATGTGCCAATAGCTATAGCCCTGCAACACATGACTACTTCCCATTACCTACAGATGAGGTGCAGGTCAATTCAGGGTTGAGTAATTAA
- the trxB gene encoding thioredoxin-disulfide reductase, protein MTQENVKVLIIGSGPAGYTAAIYASRAGLKPVLYTGGEPGGQLTTTNDVENFPGYPEGVNGPQMMTDLQKQAERFETDIRFGMATSVDFSGYPHKVIVDEKHEITAEAVIISTGASAKYLGLDSEKRLLNLGVSACAVCDGFFYRGKDVAVVGGGDTAAEEATYLANICPKVYLLVRRDEMRASKIMQQRVLNTPNIEVLWNTSTEEVLGEEEVEAMRVVDTVTGEKRDIPIKGFFVAIGHKPNTDIFKDYLERDEAGYLIVEPGTSKTKVEGVFVTGDAADRVYRQAVTAAGTGCMGALDAERFLAAKEFENVEL, encoded by the coding sequence ATGACTCAAGAAAACGTAAAAGTATTGATTATAGGCTCTGGACCTGCGGGGTATACAGCTGCTATATATGCCTCTAGGGCAGGATTGAAGCCAGTATTGTACACGGGCGGAGAGCCAGGTGGACAGCTGACTACCACCAATGATGTGGAAAACTTTCCGGGTTATCCTGAAGGAGTGAACGGTCCTCAGATGATGACAGATTTGCAAAAGCAAGCAGAAAGATTCGAAACTGACATCCGTTTTGGAATGGCTACTTCGGTTGATTTTTCTGGTTATCCTCACAAAGTAATTGTAGATGAAAAACACGAGATCACAGCAGAGGCCGTTATTATTTCTACAGGTGCAAGTGCCAAGTACTTGGGACTTGATTCTGAAAAGAGGTTATTAAACTTAGGTGTATCTGCTTGTGCGGTATGTGATGGGTTCTTTTATAGAGGCAAAGATGTAGCTGTAGTAGGAGGTGGAGACACCGCAGCAGAAGAAGCTACTTATTTAGCAAACATCTGTCCTAAGGTTTATCTTTTGGTAAGAAGAGACGAGATGCGTGCTTCGAAAATCATGCAACAACGAGTGCTCAATACGCCAAACATCGAGGTGCTTTGGAATACGTCTACAGAAGAGGTGCTGGGCGAAGAAGAAGTGGAAGCGATGAGAGTAGTAGACACAGTGACTGGAGAAAAAAGAGATATTCCGATCAAAGGATTCTTTGTAGCCATTGGTCACAAACCAAATACAGATATCTTTAAGGATTATTTAGAAAGAGACGAAGCGGGCTATTTGATAGTAGAACCAGGTACATCAAAGACCAAAGTAGAAGGTGTGTTTGTGACTGGAGATGCTGCAGACCGTGTATATCGTCAGGCAGTCACTGCTGCTGGTACTGGTTGTATGGGTGCCTTGGATGCTGAGAGGTTTTTGGCAGCCAAAGAATTTGAGAATGTTGAATTGTAG
- a CDS encoding M23 family metallopeptidase, protein MLRIILILSILSVGIVTESFSQTKLKDFFKFKNKEIVAINPEDTIVQIDESFFEIADAYWDSLAMEEAQEISLQRELSIVHEDTAEIILAYEIPIQVTEQLMIDSVWVTLRDYYSLWSTTKINPYEIDGEKFADTLALSLTFNNPSLDWSLPIPNTEVTSPFGLRRWRWHYGDDLRLRTGDSVRVAFDGIVRLARYDRYGYGNYILVRHYNGLETLYGHLSKRLLEPGDVVKAGDVIGLGGSTGRSSGPHLHFEIRYAGNAIDPKEVFDFDNDTIRTTTMIVTPETFSYLTEARKIRYHRVRSGDTLSHISYRYGVSINTICRLNGIRRSTILRVGQRLRIT, encoded by the coding sequence ATGTTAAGAATTATACTAATCCTATCGATACTATCGGTAGGCATAGTCACAGAATCCTTCAGCCAAACCAAGCTGAAGGATTTTTTTAAGTTTAAAAATAAAGAGATTGTAGCGATTAATCCTGAAGACACGATTGTTCAGATTGATGAGTCTTTTTTTGAAATAGCAGATGCCTACTGGGACAGTCTAGCTATGGAAGAAGCGCAAGAAATTTCGCTTCAGCGCGAATTGAGTATCGTGCACGAAGATACTGCTGAGATTATATTGGCTTACGAAATTCCCATACAGGTCACTGAGCAGTTGATGATCGACTCGGTATGGGTAACACTTAGAGATTATTATAGCTTGTGGAGTACTACCAAAATCAACCCCTACGAAATTGATGGCGAAAAATTTGCCGATACACTAGCTTTATCGCTTACCTTCAATAATCCTTCTTTAGATTGGTCTCTGCCCATTCCCAATACAGAAGTGACCTCTCCATTTGGTTTAAGGCGTTGGCGTTGGCATTATGGTGATGATTTGAGACTCCGCACGGGTGACTCTGTGAGAGTTGCTTTCGATGGCATTGTTCGATTAGCTCGGTACGACCGCTATGGTTATGGTAATTATATTTTGGTTAGACATTATAATGGACTAGAGACGCTCTATGGGCATCTAAGCAAAAGACTGCTAGAGCCTGGAGATGTGGTGAAAGCAGGTGATGTGATCGGCTTGGGTGGTAGCACAGGTAGAAGTAGTGGTCCTCATTTGCATTTTGAGATTCGCTATGCAGGCAATGCTATTGATCCTAAAGAAGTTTTTGATTTTGATAATGATACCATTCGCACGACGACCATGATCGTGACGCCAGAGACCTTTTCTTACCTCACAGAAGCACGAAAAATCCGTTATCATCGTGTTCGCAGCGGAGATACACTTAGTCATATCAGTTATCGTTATGGCGTATCTATTAATACCATTTGCCGTTTGAATGGCATTAGAAGAAGTACTATCTTGAGGGTAGGCCAGCGCTTACGTATTACCTAA
- a CDS encoding SusC/RagA family TonB-linked outer membrane protein, whose product MEKYFTLSKRWIVLFMLPLSSIVYAQTSVSGKVTDSDDGSGIPGANVLVKGTTQGTITDLDGNFKLEVSDSNTTLVFSYIGYLSQEATVGERSVIDVQLMPDVQQLDEIVVVGYGTQKKKEVTGAVGSIKSEELLKNATSDIGDAMQGQIAGVNVQASSGRPGSKSNVQIRGIGSVSDGALGPLYVVDGVPFQNDPNISPEQIESMEVLKDGAAAAIYGVRASNGVILITTKRGKEGVMQVDFSTYVGVQDIYSGTPLMNTQQQLYVEKVKLAAVGREPLVLVTNPNAMDYDTDFVDEVQNDNAIMQNYNINVSGGQENLTLSLNANYFEQDGVLINSGYDRLTTRLNGEYKLGKFRAFASMAMTQQNTTQEPWALYEYAIVQKPWQKGLNDLESLGTNKVVVPDDNPIQYGYLSRQLNNEDTRTERSNNMAINLEYEIIDGLSFQVNAGRNEYSYQRKFFRPQYLAYNSDGDLQPGGSNLDALLNEDYTFTTKNTLENILKFQRQFGKHNVGATLVLSYENYEYKTTGVGVIGLLSNDTDVLSAGVGASAPTGTRNTQNIAGKMARVQYGYDQRYLFSASIRYDGSSIFGEENRYNPFYGLSAGWNISEEGFFKNAGGLGFISNMKLRGSYAQLGNQNVAPYQYAASIESGVNYPFGAEGSEYLGVGYIQRRYANPLIQWETTISRNIGLDLTMFDGRLNFTADVYRNTKEDMLLSERLAPSSGTWQTRATNVYNSRTINAGNMQNQGIELALGYRNETDFGLVWSVNGTFTKNVNEVTDLNGVEGIAYAGGRPITSRGENTDFTTYLSEGYEGGAFFLLKSDGVIKTAEQLADYKLIDASALMGDMMYVDQLTVDTDGDGVPDAGDGQINDDDRIYAGSGQPEFEAGLMLNGAYKGFDLFIQLYGSYGAEIYNGSKLYAYGAARHEDMYYAWSPQNPDSDIPAARVSQEHNNTRARSDFFLEDGSYLRIRNITLGYTVPRSVFNNKLNKLRFYVTAQNLFTFTKYEGYDPEVGGNGLSTRGVDQGNYPVTRKFLAGLQLQF is encoded by the coding sequence ATGGAAAAATATTTTACATTATCTAAAAGGTGGATTGTCCTCTTTATGCTCCCATTGTCTAGCATAGTATATGCACAGACTAGCGTGAGTGGAAAAGTGACAGATTCAGATGATGGTTCCGGAATTCCTGGAGCCAATGTGTTGGTGAAAGGTACCACACAGGGTACTATTACAGATTTGGACGGCAACTTCAAACTGGAAGTGTCGGATAGCAATACCACTTTGGTATTCAGCTACATTGGTTATTTATCACAAGAAGCTACTGTAGGAGAACGCTCCGTGATCGATGTACAGTTAATGCCAGACGTACAGCAGCTAGATGAGATTGTTGTGGTAGGGTACGGTACTCAAAAGAAGAAAGAGGTCACAGGTGCAGTAGGTTCAATCAAATCTGAAGAATTACTGAAAAATGCAACTTCGGATATTGGTGATGCCATGCAAGGTCAGATCGCTGGGGTAAATGTTCAAGCCTCTAGTGGAAGACCAGGGTCAAAATCAAATGTACAAATTAGAGGTATTGGCTCTGTAAGTGACGGAGCATTGGGTCCTTTGTATGTAGTAGATGGTGTTCCTTTTCAGAATGACCCAAACATCTCGCCTGAGCAAATCGAATCTATGGAAGTATTGAAGGATGGAGCGGCAGCGGCGATTTACGGTGTGCGTGCATCCAACGGTGTAATTCTGATTACTACCAAAAGAGGTAAAGAGGGTGTCATGCAAGTTGACTTTTCTACCTATGTAGGAGTCCAAGACATCTACTCAGGTACTCCACTCATGAATACGCAACAGCAGCTGTATGTTGAAAAAGTAAAGCTAGCAGCTGTGGGCAGAGAGCCTTTGGTATTGGTGACCAATCCAAACGCAATGGACTATGATACGGATTTTGTAGATGAAGTACAGAATGACAATGCAATCATGCAGAACTACAACATCAACGTATCTGGTGGTCAGGAGAATTTGACATTGAGTTTGAATGCCAACTACTTCGAGCAGGATGGAGTATTGATCAATTCGGGTTACGATCGTTTGACGACTCGCCTCAATGGAGAATATAAGCTTGGTAAATTCAGGGCCTTTGCTTCTATGGCAATGACTCAGCAAAATACAACACAAGAGCCTTGGGCATTATACGAATATGCCATCGTTCAAAAACCATGGCAAAAAGGTTTGAATGACTTGGAATCGCTAGGTACCAACAAAGTGGTAGTGCCCGATGACAACCCCATCCAATATGGGTATTTGTCTCGTCAGCTCAACAACGAAGATACCAGAACAGAGAGAAGCAATAACATGGCTATCAATCTTGAGTATGAGATTATCGACGGGTTGAGTTTTCAGGTCAACGCTGGTAGAAACGAATATTCCTATCAGAGAAAATTCTTCCGTCCTCAGTACCTCGCATATAATAGCGATGGTGACTTGCAGCCAGGAGGGTCTAATCTAGATGCTTTGCTGAATGAAGATTATACATTCACAACTAAAAACACGCTAGAAAACATTTTGAAGTTTCAGAGACAATTCGGGAAACACAATGTAGGTGCTACATTGGTGTTGTCTTATGAAAACTATGAGTATAAGACCACAGGTGTAGGAGTAATTGGACTATTGAGCAACGATACAGATGTATTGAGTGCTGGTGTAGGTGCTTCGGCTCCTACAGGGACACGTAATACTCAAAACATAGCGGGTAAAATGGCTAGAGTACAGTATGGATATGACCAGAGATATCTGTTCTCTGCGAGTATTCGATATGATGGCTCATCGATATTTGGTGAAGAAAACCGATACAACCCATTCTATGGTTTGTCTGCTGGCTGGAACATCAGTGAAGAAGGGTTCTTCAAAAATGCAGGTGGTTTAGGGTTCATTAGCAATATGAAATTGAGAGGTAGCTATGCACAGTTGGGCAACCAGAATGTAGCACCCTATCAGTATGCCGCTAGTATCGAAAGTGGTGTGAACTATCCGTTTGGCGCAGAAGGTAGCGAATACCTTGGTGTAGGATATATCCAGAGAAGATATGCCAATCCATTGATCCAATGGGAAACTACTATTTCTAGAAACATTGGTTTGGATTTGACCATGTTCGATGGCAGATTGAATTTCACAGCAGATGTTTATCGCAATACCAAAGAAGACATGCTTTTATCTGAAAGATTGGCACCTTCTTCTGGTACATGGCAAACTAGAGCGACCAACGTCTACAACTCTAGAACCATCAATGCGGGTAACATGCAGAACCAAGGGATTGAGCTTGCACTTGGCTACAGAAATGAGACGGATTTTGGCCTAGTGTGGAGTGTCAATGGCACATTCACTAAAAACGTAAACGAAGTAACAGATCTCAATGGAGTAGAAGGCATCGCCTATGCGGGCGGTAGACCGATCACATCTAGAGGGGAAAACACAGATTTTACAACCTATTTGTCTGAAGGATACGAAGGCGGCGCATTTTTTCTTTTGAAAAGCGACGGAGTCATCAAGACCGCAGAGCAATTGGCTGATTACAAGTTGATCGATGCCAGTGCACTGATGGGAGACATGATGTACGTAGATCAGTTGACTGTAGATACAGATGGTGATGGTGTTCCTGATGCAGGAGATGGCCAGATCAATGACGATGATCGGATATATGCAGGTTCTGGTCAGCCAGAGTTTGAAGCAGGTCTGATGCTGAACGGAGCATACAAAGGCTTCGACCTTTTTATACAGTTGTATGGTTCGTATGGCGCAGAGATCTACAATGGATCTAAACTGTACGCTTACGGAGCAGCTCGTCACGAAGACATGTACTACGCATGGTCTCCACAAAATCCTGATTCGGATATACCAGCCGCTCGTGTCTCGCAAGAGCACAACAACACGAGAGCAAGGTCAGACTTCTTTCTAGAAGACGGTTCTTACCTCAGAATCCGAAACATCACCTTGGGTTACACAGTGCCTAGAAGTGTGTTCAATAACAAGTTGAACAAATTGAGATTCTATGTGACTGCTCAAAACCTGTTCACATTTACTAAGTATGAAGGCTATGATCCAGAAGTAGGTGGAAATGGTTTGTCTACTCGTGGAGTAGATCAAGGAAACTATCCTGTGACTCGTAAGTTCTTGGCTGGTTTGCAACTTCAGTTTTAA
- a CDS encoding tetratricopeptide repeat protein → MTDYQLFNNFKSLINKYYKTRQFALFLIASLGVGCPVFCQEDSAAVENSSLGHLEKATELMFQNADSAILLFKLSYVQSMQTADTLQAIDCLVNLSDLYANNADFDLAYDSYWEALFLADQMDHSGARAKVYSGLGWLYSLYKRDNQAIKYFTTSLKINKVRIQQMNLNKHILLKDYYALATLYRKNKDYKTARLYLDSCRLVQNIQELLPTSRSFVSAELGYNLYIEGKYQEALKLLLPLEPFFTANYPDYFVIYHSFLGQIYQALGDLPKAKSYFESAIASGLYHKSHMDLMPDLYEALSLLLVEMGEMNEAYAMLTESMRLNEQLFGSRSENNKFILEIKDEFRLEKENQDKKLNKEKLARLEQEDKVWYLQSLILYGTIIFLIIVIFLVYRYFRTRYKAEKKLLKEKQRLELLKTKEVLEVKNKELTASALQVIQRDEVLTDLKNQINEQKDNPDTKKLTKLVKSIDISSSNNWKEFESRFISVNKSFYKELNSVYPGLSQGDQKICALIKLNFTSKDMAKLLGISIESVHTTRYRLRKKLNLDRSDNLEDFIGKFE, encoded by the coding sequence ATGACTGACTATCAATTATTTAACAACTTCAAGTCTCTGATTAATAAATATTATAAAACTAGACAGTTTGCACTATTTTTAATCGCAAGTTTAGGGGTAGGATGTCCAGTATTCTGTCAAGAAGACTCAGCGGCGGTAGAGAATTCATCTCTCGGGCACCTAGAAAAAGCAACTGAATTGATGTTTCAAAATGCCGATAGCGCCATCCTACTTTTCAAACTCAGTTATGTTCAGAGTATGCAGACGGCCGACACCTTGCAGGCCATCGATTGTTTGGTAAATCTTTCAGATTTATACGCTAATAATGCTGATTTTGACCTTGCCTATGACAGTTACTGGGAGGCATTGTTTTTAGCAGACCAGATGGATCACAGCGGTGCAAGAGCAAAGGTTTATAGTGGGCTGGGCTGGCTATATAGTTTGTATAAGAGAGACAATCAGGCCATCAAATACTTTACTACGTCTTTAAAAATAAACAAAGTTCGTATTCAACAGATGAATTTGAACAAACATATTTTACTCAAAGACTATTATGCATTAGCCACACTGTACAGAAAAAACAAAGATTATAAAACCGCGCGACTCTATCTGGATAGCTGTAGGTTGGTTCAAAACATACAAGAATTGCTTCCTACCAGTAGATCTTTTGTGAGTGCAGAACTGGGATACAATCTCTACATTGAAGGCAAGTACCAGGAGGCCTTAAAACTACTACTCCCGCTGGAACCGTTTTTTACCGCTAATTATCCCGACTATTTCGTCATATATCATTCCTTTTTGGGACAGATCTATCAAGCACTTGGAGATCTACCCAAGGCCAAATCTTATTTCGAAAGTGCTATTGCCTCTGGCTTATATCACAAAAGCCATATGGATCTGATGCCTGACCTCTACGAAGCCCTTTCTCTTCTACTGGTAGAAATGGGCGAAATGAATGAAGCTTATGCGATGCTCACGGAGTCGATGAGGTTGAACGAGCAGCTATTTGGTAGCAGAAGCGAAAACAATAAGTTTATTTTAGAAATCAAAGACGAGTTTAGGTTAGAAAAAGAAAATCAGGATAAAAAACTAAACAAAGAAAAACTAGCGAGACTGGAACAGGAAGATAAAGTGTGGTATTTACAATCGTTGATTCTGTACGGCACGATTATTTTTCTGATCATCGTGATCTTTCTGGTGTATAGGTACTTCAGAACAAGATATAAGGCCGAAAAGAAACTATTGAAAGAAAAACAGAGGCTTGAACTACTCAAGACCAAGGAGGTACTAGAAGTCAAAAATAAGGAACTAACAGCCTCTGCCCTACAGGTGATCCAACGAGACGAAGTATTGACCGATCTGAAAAACCAAATCAATGAACAAAAAGACAATCCTGACACTAAAAAACTGACCAAGCTGGTCAAAAGCATTGATATCAGTTCGTCTAACAACTGGAAGGAATTTGAGTCTAGGTTCATTTCGGTAAATAAAAGCTTTTATAAAGAATTGAACTCGGTGTATCCAGGGCTGAGCCAAGGCGACCAAAAAATCTGTGCATTGATAAAGTTGAACTTCACGAGTAAAGACATGGCTAAACTCCTAGGTATTTCGATAGAAAGCGTACACACGACAAGGTATAGGCTCAGAAAGAAATTAAACTTAGACCGCAGCGACAACTTGGAGGATTTTATTGGAAAGTTTGAGTAG
- a CDS encoding HAD family hydrolase codes for MNIKTIIFDLGGVIIDLDFKKTPEALALLSGWPADDIYQRYWEPGLFQDHEKGLISDQDLRLGINQLFKTQLSDLQIDQAWNAMLGNVPKARLDFMCSLRKDYKVLVLSNTNGIHEKAFNQIIQASSGEQSLHAFADEVYFSHELHMRKPDLDIYQEVLKRSDNRADECLFLDDTLANLEAAASLGIHTLHITEPDNIFNLTAYV; via the coding sequence GTGAATATCAAAACAATAATTTTTGACCTCGGGGGAGTAATCATCGATCTGGATTTTAAAAAGACGCCTGAGGCTCTTGCATTACTCTCAGGATGGCCTGCAGATGATATCTATCAACGCTATTGGGAACCGGGGTTATTTCAAGACCATGAAAAAGGACTGATCTCTGATCAGGACTTACGACTAGGCATCAACCAGTTGTTTAAAACCCAACTCTCAGACCTGCAAATAGACCAAGCTTGGAATGCCATGCTAGGCAATGTACCCAAAGCTCGCCTCGATTTTATGTGTAGCTTACGAAAAGACTACAAAGTCCTAGTCTTGAGCAATACCAATGGCATCCACGAAAAAGCATTCAACCAAATCATTCAAGCTTCCTCTGGGGAGCAATCACTTCACGCCTTTGCAGACGAGGTCTATTTTTCTCACGAACTCCACATGAGAAAGCCTGACCTTGATATTTACCAAGAGGTGCTTAAAAGATCTGACAACCGAGCAGATGAGTGTCTGTTTCTAGACGACACACTCGCCAACCTAGAAGCTGCTGCCAGTCTAGGCATCCATACCCTACACATTACCGAACCTGATAATATATTTAACTTGACCGCATATGTTTAG
- the bshB1 gene encoding bacillithiol biosynthesis deacetylase BshB1, producing MKLDVLVFAAHPDDAELSCGGTILSLIAQSKKVGIVDFTRGEMGTRGTPEIRDKEAAASSKILGLAVRDNLRFQDVFFKNDDAHVLEVVKKIRQYQPEVILANALADRHPDHAKAAQVVKKAIFLAGLKNLKSEWGGKAQENWYIKNLYHYIQTDFMKPDFVVDVSDHWATRMEAVRAFKSQFFDPNGESSNTLISTPEFMELIEARGRELGLSIRVKYGEGFVSDRALGVSDLTSLL from the coding sequence ATGAAACTAGATGTCCTTGTATTTGCTGCCCATCCAGACGATGCCGAATTGTCTTGCGGAGGCACTATTCTTTCCCTTATTGCTCAAAGTAAAAAGGTGGGTATTGTAGACTTTACTCGGGGAGAAATGGGAACAAGAGGTACGCCTGAAATCAGAGACAAAGAGGCTGCTGCGTCGAGTAAGATACTAGGACTTGCTGTTCGAGATAATTTGAGATTCCAAGATGTGTTTTTCAAAAATGATGATGCGCATGTGCTCGAAGTGGTAAAAAAAATCAGACAATACCAGCCAGAGGTGATTTTGGCGAATGCGCTTGCAGATCGGCACCCCGATCATGCTAAAGCAGCTCAAGTAGTGAAAAAGGCCATATTTCTAGCGGGTTTGAAAAATTTAAAATCGGAATGGGGTGGCAAAGCACAGGAAAATTGGTACATCAAGAATCTTTACCACTACATCCAGACCGACTTCATGAAGCCTGATTTTGTAGTAGACGTATCTGATCACTGGGCTACTCGCATGGAGGCGGTACGAGCCTTCAAGTCTCAGTTTTTCGATCCCAATGGCGAATCTTCTAATACACTGATTTCTACACCTGAATTTATGGAGCTTATAGAAGCCAGAGGTCGTGAGTTGGGTCTGTCTATTCGTGTGAAATATGGTGAAGGATTTGTGTCTGACAGAGCACTTGGTGTCTCTGATTTGACTTCCTTGCTCTGA